The Chloroflexota bacterium region CTCGACGCCATCGGAGTGGATTCGGTTGACGAACTCTTCGCGGATATACCGGAGCAACATCGGAACCCCGCACTCGACCTTCCGCCGCCGATGTCCGAGTTCGAACTCAAGCGATATTTCGGCGAACTCGCGGCAATGAACAAGACTCCGGGCGAGTACGCCTGCTTCCTCGGCGCCGGATCGTACCGGCATCACATACCGGCAATCGTGCGCCAACTCACAAGCCGCAGCGAGTTCATGACCGCGTACACGCCGTACCAGCCTGAGATTTCGCAGGGCACGCTGCAGACCGAGTTCGAATTTCAGACATTGTGCGCTCAGCTCACCGGCATGGATGTCGCTAATGCGGGCATGTACGATGGCTCCACATCACTCGCCGAAGCGGTGCTGATGGCATCGCGCGTAACGCGGCGCACCCGTGTCGCCGTTCTCGATTCTGTCTCGCCCGCGTACATCAGCGTGCTGCGCACATACGCAGAGCCACCCGGTATCACCATCGATGTCGTCAGCGCGGATAATCCGGACCTCAATGAAGATACTGCATGCCTCGTTGCGCAGCAGCCCAACTTCTTGGGCTACATCCAGGATATGCAGGCAATCGCAGACCGGGCGCACGACGCCGGCGCGCTGTTCGTCGTCTATGCGGACGCGCTGTCCATGGCGATGTTCACGCCGCCGGGCGACTATGGCGCGGACATCGTTGCATCCGAGGGACAGGCGCTCGGCGTGCCGCCCACATTCGGCGGTCCGTATGTCGGCGTTTTCGCCTGCAAGCAGAGCTACATCCGGCAGATGCCCGGCCGCATCGTCGGCAGGACGGTCGATTCGCAAGGGCGCACCGCGTATGTGCTCACACTGCAGACGCGAGAGCAGCACATACGCCGCGAACGCGCCACATCCAACATCTGCACATCGGTAGCGCTCATCGCCCTTATGAGTACGGTATATATGGCGGCAAACGGCAGACACGGCATGCGCCACGCCGCCGAGCTGACATACCAGAAGGCACACTACCTAGCGTCTCTGATAGACGGTATTCCGGGATATTCGGTCGTGGATGGCGGCGCATTCTTCCAAGAGTTCGCGGTGCGATGCCCCCTACCGCCGTCAACCCTCAACGAGCGGCTGCTCGACTACAAGATTATCGGTGGCTTGGACATCAGCGAACAGTTGCCGAACGGCATGCTCGTCTGCGCGACTGAGGTCAACACGCGCGAGGAGATTGACGCCTTCGCAGCCGCGCTTGCGGAGATAGGCACGATAGTATGACGACACTAATAGAAAGGCTGTCCCAAGACCGTCGCCAATTGCTAATGGATCGCAGTGTGTCCGGCAGAGTCGGCGCGACACTGCCGCAGAGCGATGTGCCGCACCAACCCCTGCCCGACAAGGGCTTGCTGCGCGACACACTGGACTTCCCAGAGGTCAGCGAAAACGAACTCGTCCGCTATCTGTCGCAGCTCAGCCAGCTGAATTTCTCCATCGACCACAACTTCTACCCGCTTGGCAGCTGCACGATGAAGTACAACCCTAAAGTCGATGACGAGATCGCGTCTATTCCCGGCTTCGCGGAGATTCACCCGCTGCAGCCGGACGCCACCGTGCAAGGCGCGCTCCGCCTGATGTGGGAACTGCAGCAGCGGCTCATCGAAATCACAGGAATGCAGGGCTGCTCGCTCGCGCCGATGGCAGGCGCGGACGGTGAGTTCGCGGGCATTCTGATGGCGCGCGCGTATCACCAAGACAGGGGCGACACGCAGCGCAACAAGGTGCTCATCCCCGACAGCGCGCACGGTACGAACCCTGCGACGGCGAACATGTGCGGTTTTGAAGTCGTAACTCTGCCATCGGACGCCAACGGCAACACTGACCTTGAAGCGCTGCGATTCTCAGTCGGCGACGGCCTCGCCGGTCTGATGATAACGCTGCCAAGCACACTGGGCTTGTTCGACTCCAACATCCTCGAAGTCGTGCGCATGGTGCGCGAGGCTGGCGGTATCGTGTACGGCGACGGCGCAAACCTGAACGCCCTGCTCGGTCGCGTGAAACTCGGCGATCTCGGCTTCGATGTGATGCATTCCAAC contains the following coding sequences:
- a CDS encoding glycine dehydrogenase subunit 2, producing MTTLIERLSQDRRQLLMDRSVSGRVGATLPQSDVPHQPLPDKGLLRDTLDFPEVSENELVRYLSQLSQLNFSIDHNFYPLGSCTMKYNPKVDDEIASIPGFAEIHPLQPDATVQGALRLMWELQQRLIEITGMQGCSLAPMAGADGEFAGILMARAYHQDRGDTQRNKVLIPDSAHGTNPATANMCGFEVVTLPSDANGNTDLEALRFSVGDGLAGLMITLPSTLGLFDSNILEVVRMVREAGGIVYGDGANLNALLGRVKLGDLGFDVMHSNLHKTFTQPHGGGGPGAGPVIVGERLLPYMPTPVVNRSNDNDGNAVYTLEAPPQTVGRMGAFHGNFGALVRAYAYMSTLGDQGIGNISHDAVINANYILSQLKDYYDLPYDRSCMHEVVFSARNLKREHGISALDVAKRLIDYGIHPPTMYFPLIVDEALMVEPTETESKETLDGFIEVMRAIAQEAQDDPDLLHNAPHDTPNTRLDEARAARRPYLRWQPEG
- a CDS encoding aminomethyl-transferring glycine dehydrogenase subunit GcvPA, whose amino-acid sequence is MTDSTRYTSPYSPNTDADRRAMLDAIGVDSVDELFADIPEQHRNPALDLPPPMSEFELKRYFGELAAMNKTPGEYACFLGAGSYRHHIPAIVRQLTSRSEFMTAYTPYQPEISQGTLQTEFEFQTLCAQLTGMDVANAGMYDGSTSLAEAVLMASRVTRRTRVAVLDSVSPAYISVLRTYAEPPGITIDVVSADNPDLNEDTACLVAQQPNFLGYIQDMQAIADRAHDAGALFVVYADALSMAMFTPPGDYGADIVASEGQALGVPPTFGGPYVGVFACKQSYIRQMPGRIVGRTVDSQGRTAYVLTLQTREQHIRRERATSNICTSVALIALMSTVYMAANGRHGMRHAAELTYQKAHYLASLIDGIPGYSVVDGGAFFQEFAVRCPLPPSTLNERLLDYKIIGGLDISEQLPNGMLVCATEVNTREEIDAFAAALAEIGTIV